CGGTCAAGGAGGAACTGAAGGATCTCATTCTGCGGGGAGGATCGGCGATCGAGGTCAAGCGGGAAGCGATAAGGCTCGGGATGAAGACGCTCCGCCAGGCGGGGCTTTCGAAGGTCGAGGAGGGGGTCACGACGCTGGAGGAAGTGCTGCGGGTGACCGCCGCCGACTAAGGAGGAAGACGGCCATGGTATCGATGCATGAGATGCTGAGCGTCATGTACGAGAAGGGCGCTTCCGACCTGCACATCACCACGGGGATCGCCCCCACCATACGCGTGGACGGACGGCTGATCCCGCTGCCGGCCGAGCCGCTTACACCGCCGGACACCAAGCGGCTTTGCTACAGCATCCTCACCGAGGCGCAGAAGCAGCGTTTCGAGGAGGAGAAGGAGCTCGATCTTTCCTTCGGAGTGAAGGGGATGAGCCGCTTCCGCGCCAATATCTACTTGCAGCGGGGGGCCGTCGCCGGCGCCTTCAGGACCATCCCGTTCCGCGTCCGCTCGTTCGACGAGCTGGGGCTCCCGAACGTCCTGAAGGAGCTGTGCAAGAAGCCGAGGGGCCTGCTGCTGGTGACGGGGCCCACCGGATCCGGCAAGTCGACGACGCTGGCTGCGATGATCGACAAGGTCAACATGGAGCGGCAGGAACACATCGTCACCATCGAGGATCCGATCGAATACCTTCATCCGCACAAGAAGTGCCTTGTCAACCAGCGGGAAGTGAACGCGGACACGCAGACGTTCAAAAAGGCCCTGAAGCACATATTGCGGCAGGATCCGGACATCGTGCTCATCGGTGAGATGAGGGACCTGGAGACGATCGAGGCGGCGCTGACGGTGGCGGAAACGGGACACCTGGTCTTCGCCACGCTTCACACGAATTCATGCGTCCAGACGATAAACCGCATCCTCGACGTGTTCCCCCCGTACCAGCAGCCGCAGGTGAGGGCGCAGCTGTCGTTCGTCCTCGAGGGAGTGGTATCGCAGATCCTCATACCCAAGGCTTCGGGGACCGGGCGGGCGCTTTGCCTCGAGATCATGATCCCCAATCCGGCCATCCGTAACCTGATCCGCGAGGAGAAGATCCACCAGATCTACTCCCAGATGCAGGTGGGGCAGGCCAAGTTCGGGATGCAGACGATGAACCAGTCGCTGCTCGCCGCGTATCTCCGGCGCGACATCACGCTGGAGGACGCCGTCGGCAGGAGTTCCGATCCCGACGAGTTCCGCAATCTCCTGACCGCCGCGCAGAATGCGGCGTCGCAGGGGGCGGGTCGCAGGACGCAGGTGTAACCGAGGGCCACGGAGGATACGATGCCGAAATTCGTCTGGGAAGGAAAAACCAAGGCGGGGCGTACCCTGACGGGGGAAATCGAGGCGCCCAACGAGGCGTTCGTCCTTGCCCAGCTTCGCAGGCAGCAGGTAGTTCCCGTCAAGGTGAAGCCGAAAGGCGCGGATCTTCGTTTCCGGATGCCGGGATTCGGAGGCAAGGTCACTCAGCGGGAGCTTGCCATCTTCACCCGCCAATTCGCCACGATGATCGACGCGGGCCTTCCCCTCGTCCAGTGCCTCGACATCCTCGGCATGCAGCAGGAAAATCAGACGTTCAAGAAGATCATCATGAAGGCGAAGGAGGACGTGGAGAGCGGGTCGACATTCGCCGACGCCCTTGCGAAGCACCCGAAGACCTTCGACGAGCTTTTCATCAACCTGGTCCAGGCGGGGGAGGTCGGCGGGATCCTCGACACGATCCTCTCGCGGCTTGCGGCCCACATCGAGAAGGCGCTGCGGCTCGCAAAGAAGATCAAGGGCGCGATGGTATACCCGGCCACAATCGTCGCCGTGGCGGTCGTCGTCACCGTGGTGCTCCTTGTGTACGTCATTCCGATCTTCGGAAAGATGTTCCAGGATTTCGGACAGGCGCTTCCGGCTCCCACGCAGATGGTCCTCGCAATGAGCGAAGCGACCCGTAAATACTTTTTCGTGGCCGTCATCTTCGTGGCTTTGGCCGTCGTCGCCCTGCGCTGGTACCGCAACACCGAAAACGGGCGCCGGAACATCGACCGGCTCTTCCTGCGGCTGCCGATCGTGGGCCCCCTCCTCCGTAAGATTGCGGTCGCCCGGTTTGCGCGCACCCTGGGGACGATGGTGAGCAGCGGCGTCCCCATCCTGGAAAGCATGGACATCGTCGCGAAGTCGGCGGGCAACCGGATCATCGAGGAAGCTATCCTCAAGGCGAGGATGAGCATCAGCGAAGGAAAGACGATCGCCGAGCCCCTGGCCGACAGCAAGGTTTTCCCCGCGATGGTGACGCAAATGGTGTCCGTCGGAGAGGCGACCGGCGCTCTCGACACCATGCTGAACAAGATCGCGGAGTTCTACGACGAAGAGGTGGACATGGCCGTTGACGCCCTTACCTCCCTCCTCGAGCCGCTCCTCATGGTCTTCCTCGGGGTCGTCATCGGGGGCCTCGTCGTTGCGATGTACCTGCCGATCTTCAAGCTGGCAGGCGTCGTCGGCGGATAAAGATTGGCGGAGAGTCGGCGGGAGGCGGCGGCGGGGGGGCGCAACCTCCTTCTGGTGCGCACCGGGATCACCTTCGCGCTCCTGGCGTCGGTGGTTTCGGTCCATTTCCAGGAGCCGGAGCTCATCCTCGCGGGCGGGTTCAAGTACCTGTACGCCGCCGTGGTCCTTTCCTACGGCTGGCTCCTCCTCCGGTTCGCGCTTTGGGGAAGCTCCGATCCGACGGCCGCGGTATCTGTGGTGCAAGCCGCGGTGGACGTGGCGTTCGTGTCCGTCATCGTCTTCGCCACCGGGCTCTACGACAGCGTCTTCGCCTTCATGTACGTCGTCGTCATCCTCCTGGGAAGCTTCGAGCTTTTTCTCAAGGGAGCGATGGTCTGGGCCGTTCTCTCGGCCGTATCCTACGTGTCGATGCTGTACCTGCAAAAGCAGGGGATCCTGACGCCTCCCGGCGTCGAGACCGTGCATCTCGCATGGGCGCAGTTCATCCGCACCTCCCTTACGAATTCCATCGGATTCCTGCTGACAGGGCTGCTCTCCGGCCTGCTGGGAGAGGACATCCGCAGGACGAGACAGCGCGTAATAGCCCGTGAAGACGATCTGCAGAAACTGGAGTCGTTTCACAAGCACGTGATCGAGAACATCCCCTCCGGCATCCTGACGGCGGACACCAGGGGAAGGGTGAACCTCATGAACGACATGGCGTGCGGCATCCTGGGCGTCAGCCGGGCGGAGGCACGCGGCAAGCGCGTCGAGGAGGTCCTGTCCGGATTGGAGCTCGCGGATCCGCGCGGCGAGTCGCGATTGCCGCGTCCCGAGATATCCTTCCGGCGGCCGGACGGCTCGGAAATATTTCTGGGATTTTCCTCCTCTCCCCTCAAGGACGCGGAGGGCGGGGTGATCGGCCGCGTCGTGATCTTCCAGGACCTGACGCCGGTGAAGCAGATGGAGGAGCGGATCCGCATATCCGACAGGCTTGCGGGCGTCGGAGAGCTGGCCGCCGGCCTTGCCCATGAGATCCGGAACCCCCTCGCGTCGATCGCCGGGTCCTCGCAGATGCTGCGCGAATCGCCCGAACTTACCGACGATTCCCGCACGCTCCTGGGCATCATCGAGCGGGAAAGCATGCGGCTGAACGGCCTCATTTCCGATTTCCTCGCATACACCGGCCCCTCGCTGCGCAACATAGGTACTGTTAATATATCGGACATGATAGGCGACGTAGCCGAAGCCGTCAGGACCGGAGACGCGCGGGAAAAGGGAGTGGCCGTGGAGAACCTCTGCAACCGTGACCTGTTAGTCGACGGAGACGCCGAGCAGCTCAAACAGGTGCTGTGGAACCTCGTGAGGAACGCCGTGCAGGCCACACCCGCAGGAGGGCATGTGCGTCTGGACCTGTTCCCCCAGGTCCGGCACGGGGAACGGTACGCCGTGACGACTGTAAGCGACACCGGCAAGGGGATCGATCCCTCCCACACGGCAAAGATATTCAACCCCTTCTTTACGACCAAGGAAGGTGGAACGGGACTGGGCCTGGCGATATCGCAGAGAATCGTCCAGATCCACCGGGGATTCATCGAGGTGCGTTCCGAGCCCGGGCACGGGAGCATCTTCTCCGTGTTTCTACCCGAAAAGGCGAATGATGAGGAAACCGGCGGTTCCTCCGTCTGAAGGAGCGGTCGTCGTCGTGGGGGCTGGGCTGGCGGGCTCCGAAGCCGCTCTGGTCCTTTCCGCGGCGGGGATCCCGGTGGAGCTGGTCGAGATGCGTCCGGCGGTTTCCTCCGCGGCGCATCGGACGGGGTGGTTCGGCGAGCTGGTGTGCAGCAATTCCCTGGGCTCCGAGGAGCAGTCGTCCGGCAAGGGGCTCCTGAAGGCGGAGCTGCTGGAATTGGGATCGAACCTGATCCATCTTGCCCGGCGGGCGCGCGTTCCGGCGGGGAAAGCGCTGGCGGTGGACCGCGAGATGTTCGGCAGGATGGTCACGGAGGCGGTCTGCACCCGCACCGGCATACGCCTTACGGCATCCGAGGCCCGGTCGATACCCGATGCGCCGATCGTCATCCTCGCGTGCGGCCCCCTTCCCTCGGAAGCGCTGTCGGCGTCCATGGCTTCCTTCCTCGGAGATGCCGGGTGCTATTTCTACGACGCCATCTCGCCGATCGTGGACGCGTCCACTATCGACCGGGAGGAGGCATTCACCGCGGACCGGTACGGCGCGGGAGAAGGGGATTATCTGAACCTTCCGATGACTCGCGAGCGGTACGAGTCCTTCCTCGCCGAGCTGCTTGCCGCCCGCACGGTTCCAGCCAGGGAATTCGAGGAGGAGCGATACTTCGAGTCCTGCATGCCCCTCGAAACAATGGCGCGCCGCGGGCCGGAAACGCTGCTGTACGGACCGCTGCGGCCCGTGGGGCTCCGGGATCCCAGAACCGGAAGGACACCATACGCCGTGGTGCAGCTCCGCAAGGAAAACGCGGCGGGGACGATGCTCAATCTCGTGGGATTCCAGACCAGGCTGGCTTATCCCGAGCAGGAGAGGGTGTTCTCCATGATCCCCGGCCTTTCCCGGGCGAAATTCCTGCGGCACGGCTCCGTCCACCGGAACGCATTCATCGACGCTCCGCGCCATCTCCATCCATGGCTCGAGTGCAAAAAGCGGCCGGGGCTTTTCTTTGCGGGGCAGATTTCCGGAGTGGAAGGATACGTCGAGTCGATCGCCGCCGGTTTAGTCGCGGCGGTGTCCGCGGCGGAAAGGGCGGAAGGGCGCGATCCGGTGCCCTTTCCCGGTATCTCGATGACCGGTGCGCTCCTCCGGCATATCTCATCGCCCGGGGCGGGGGCGTTTCAGCCCATGAACGCCAACTTCGGATTGCTCCCCGAGCCTTCTCTGGGAAAGAAAAGGGAACGGAAGGCGAGGCAGGCCGAAGCGGCGCTCTCCGCAATCGCCGATTTCCGCAAGAGCTTCTTCAAATTTAACCCTTTGTGTGTTACATAAATCTTTTCCTTTTTTTCTTGGTAAGGAAGGGACGGTAGGCGCGAATGGGATCCGCGGTTCGCCGGTTCTCGCAGTTTCTCCTGTCGGAGCGGAACGCTTCGGACGAAACGGTGCGCGCCTATCTGCGCGAAGTATCCGGGCTTCGGTCCTTTCTCCGGGAGACGGCGGGGAAGGATCCCGATGACGTGTGGGGCGGCTGGAGAACGGTGACCGCCGCGGACCTGCGCCGGTATTTCACCGCTTCTTTCGCCGGAAGGAAATCTTCCACGATGGCGCGGAAGATATCGGCCGTACGGTCGTTTTTCTCCTTTCTCATGGGACAGGGAGAAATCGGCGGGAACCCGGCGGCGGAACTCACCGCTCCCCGCAGGGAGATGCGGCTTCCCGATTTTCTGCCGGTGGACGAAATGATGGACCTGCTGCGTTCGCTTCCCCGGGGGGGCGAGCGGGAAGACCGCGATGCGGCGATCATCGAGCTTCTTTATTCTTCAGGTTTGCGGGTTGGTGAACTTGTCTCTCTTCGCGCGGAGGATGTGAACCTGGATGAAAGGACGGTCCGAGTGTCCGGAAAAGGGCGCAAAGTGCGGATAGTCCCCGTGGGCGAAAAAGCGGCCGGCGCGTTGAAGGCGTACCTTGATTCATCCGGCCGCGGGTATTCGGCGGAGCGCGGCGCGCCTCTCTTCCGGAACCTGCGCGGCGGAGCGCTGACCGCGCGGAGCGTAGCGCGGATCCTGGAGGGGGCGCTGCGAAGGGCGGCCTCGGAGAGGCACCTGTCGCCGCACGGCCTGAGGCATTCGTTCGCCACCCATCTGCTCGAATCGGGCGCAGACCTGAGGGCCATCCAGGAGATGCTTGGGCACGCGTCGCTCTCCACGACGCAGCGCTACGCGAGGGTCAACGTGAGCCACCTGCTGCGGACCTACGAATCCGCGCACCCGCTTTCGCGGGTAGGGAGGAAGCCTTGAGCGGGATGCGCAGCACGACGATCGTGGCGGTTTCACGGGACGGGAAAGTGGCCATGGCGGGTGACGGCCAGGTGACGTTGGGAAGCACCGTCCTCAAGCACACCGCACGGAAGATCCGCCGCCTTCACGAGGACCGGGTGCTGGCCGGGTTCGCCGGGGCGACCGCGGACGCGATAACGCTGTTCGAGAAGTTCGAGGGAAAACTCTCGGAATTCCGGGGCAACCTCCGGAGGGCGGCGGTGGAACTGGCTAAAGAGTGGAGAACCGACAGGGTGCTTCGGCGGCTGGACGCGATAATGGTCGTGACTGACGGGAAAGAACTGATGCTTCTCTCGGGGAGCGGCGACGTGGTCGAGCCGGACGACGGAGTGATCGGCGTGGGTTCCGGCGGACCGTTCGCCCTGGCGGCGGCCCGTGCGATGCTCCGGCACACCGGGCTTACCGCCATGGAAATCGCACGGGAGGCGTTGCGCATCGCCTCGGAAATCTGCGTCTACACGAACGATAACGTGACCGCCGAGGAGATCTCTGCGCCATGACGCCCGGGGCGAAGGAGCCGTGGGGCGGCCGCCCGCTGATCCCGAAGGAGATCGTCGCGGAACTGTCGCGGCACATCATCGGACAGGAGAAGGCCAAGCGCGCGGTCGCGATCGCGTTGCGCAACCGATGGCGCCGGATGCAGGTGTCCGAGGAACTGAGGGAGGAGATCGCCCCGAAGAACATCATCATGGTCGGGCCGACGGGCGTGGGGAAGACCGAGATCGCACGGCGCCTTGCGAGGCTTGCGCAAGCACCGTTTCTCAAAGTGGAGGCGTCGAAGTTCACCGAAGTCGGGTACGTGGGCCGCGACGTGGAATCGATCATCCGCGACCTGGTGGAAATCGCGGTGCATCTTGTCCGGATCGAGGAAATGGGGAGGGTTGCGGAAAAGGCCCGGGCGAGCGCCGAGGAGCGGCTCCTCGACATTCTTCTTCCCCAAAGGCCTGCCGCCCGCGCTCCCGGGAGCCAGGCGCCGGAAGCCGAGCCCAGGCCGGACGAGTCCCGGGAACGCCTTCGGGCGATGCTCAAGGATGGAAGGCTTTCGGAAAAAACGGTGGAGGTGGATGTGAGGGAGAGCGCCTTTCCCGCCATCGATCTCATCGGGATCTCCGGAGGAGGCGGAATGGAAGGGGTGGAAGGCAACCTCCAGGAGATGCTGGGGAACCTCTTCCCCAAGAAGGTTCGCAGGAAGAAGATGCGCGTGCCGGAGGCGCTATCCTTCCTCGAAAACGAAGAGGCCGCCCGCATGGTGGACATGGACCGTGTGAAGCAGATGGCCGTCGAGCGGACGGAGCAGGCCGGCATCGTGTTTCTGGACGAAATAGACAAGATCGCGGGCAGGGATTCCACGGCGGGTCCGGATGTCTCGCGGCAGGGGGTGCAGAGGGACCTGCTCCCCATCGTCGAGGGGTCGAACGTTAACACGAAGCACGGGATGGTCCGGACGGACCACATCCTGTTCATAGCGGCCGGGGCTTTCCACACCGCGAAGCCGTCCGACCTGATCCCGGAACTGCAGGGAAGGTTCCCGATCCGCGTGGAGCTCGAAACGCTTACGAAGGAGGATTTCGTGCGGATACTCACGGAGCCGCACGGCGCCCTCACGCGGCAGTACTCGGAGCTTCTGCGGACCGAAGGCGTGCGCCTGTCGTTCGCACCGGACGCGGTGGAGCGGATCGCGGAAATGGCCTGCGAGGTGAACGAGCGTACGGAAAACATCGGGGCAAGGCGCCTCTACACGATCATGGAGAAGCTCCTGGAAGATCTCCTATTCTCGGCGCCCGAGATCGGGGAGCGGGAGATCGTCGTGCGCAGAAAATACGTCGACGAGAAACTGTCCGGAATCGTGAAGGACGTCGACCTGAGCCGGTACATACTGTGATTCGGGAATCGGAGAAACGATGAAGGGATATATCCAGAAGGCGGAGACGCTCATCGAGGCGCTGCCGTACATCCGGGAGTTCTCCGGGAAAACGGTGGTGGTCAAGTACGGCGGTGCGGCGATGGCGGGCGATGACCGTATGGCCTCGTTCGCCGAGGACGTCGTCCTCCTTCAATACGTGGGGATCCGGCCGGTCGTCGTTCACGGCGGGGGGCCGCAGATCGACCGGATGCTTGCGATGCTGTCCATCCCTTCCGAGCGCAGGGAGGGGCTTCGCGTGACCTCGCCCGAGGCGATGGAAATCGTCGAAATGGTGCTCGGGGGTACGGTGAACAAGAAGATCGTCGCACTCATAAACAGGTTCGGGGGGAAGGCGGTCGGCCTCACGGGGAAGGACGGAGGATTGATCAGGGCAAGGAAACACGCCGCCCCCGGCCGCGACGGCAACCCGCTCGACCTGGGGATGGTGGGGGAGGTCGCGGGGGTGAACCCCGATGTCCTGAAAGGATTGGAGCGGGACGGCTTCGTGCCGGTGATCGCGCCCATCGGCGTCGGGGAGCAGGGCGAGGCGTACAACATCAACGGGGATACCGCCGCCGCGGAAGTGGCGGCCGCTGTCCGCGCGGAGAAGTTCATCCTCCTCACGGACGTGCCCGGCGTCCTCGACCGCAAAGGTGAGCGCATCTCCACGATGACGGCCGAAGAGGCGACGTCCTCCATCCGGGATGGCTTGATCACCGGCGGGATGATACCGAAGGTGGAGTGCGGCCTCACCGCATTGCGGAAGGGCGTGAACAAGGTGCATATCCTCGACGGCCGGGTCCCTCACAGCGTGCTGCTCGAAATATTCACCGATGCGGGGATCGGCACCGAGATCGTCCGGGCGCCGGGGTAAGGGGGAGCGCCGTGGGCAACGCAGAAGTCGTCGAATTGACGGAAAAGCACCAGATGGCGAATTACGCCAGGTTCCCGGTGGCCTTCGTGCGCGGCGAGGGAGCGAGACTCTTCGACGCCGACGGGCGCGAGTACCTCGACTTCCTGGGCGGCATCGCCGTCGTGCTGCTGGGGCACGCGCATCCGGAGGTCACGCGCGCCGTCACCGACCAGGCGCGAAACCTGCTTCACGTCTCCAACCTGTTCCATGTGCCGGTCCAGTCCGAGGCGGCGAAGCTGCTTTCGACGGCGGTCCGCGGAGGCAAGGTGTTCTTTTGCAACAGCGGCACGGAGGCGAACGAGGCGGCGATCAAGATGGCGAGGAAGTGGTCGGCGGACCGGGGCAGGGAAGGGGTTCACGAATTCGTCGTCCTCGAGGGTTCCTTCCACGGCAGGACCTACGGCGGCCTTTCCGCCACCGGACAGCCCAGGTTCCACAAGGGGTTCGAGCCGATGCTCCCGGGGTTCGTAACAGTGCCGTTCGGCGACCTCGGTGCGCTGGAAGCGGCGCTTACGGACCGGACGTGCGCTTTCATGTTCGAGCCCATACAGGGGGAGAGCGGAGTGCGAATGCATCCGCCGGAATATTTGCAGGAAGCGGAGAGGATCTGCCGGGAGCGGGGCGTTCTTCTCGTCGCTGACGAGATCCAGACGGGGCTCGGGCGGACGGGCGCCATGCTCGCCTGCGAGCGGTTCGGGGTCGATCCCGACATCGTCACCCTCGCGAAGGGGCTGGCCAACGGCCTCCCCCTGGGAGCCGTCGTGGCGCGCGAGGAGGTGGCTGCCGCGTTCGGCCCCGGCGCCCACGGGAGCACCTTCGGCGGAAATCCCGTGTGCTGCGCCGCGGCGAAGGTGGTCCTCGAGGCGTTGAAATCGCCCGGCTTCTTCGAGGATGTTTCACGCAAGGGGGAGCTGTTCCGGAAAGGGCTCTGCGAGCTGGCGGCGCGCAGGACGGATATCCGCGCCGTGCGGGGGATGGGGCTGATGCTCGCGATCGAAATGGAGTGCGAAACCAGGGAAATCGCGCAAAAGTGCCTCGAGAACGGTCTCATCGTGAACGCCACCTCCGGGAACGTGCTCCGTTTCCTGCCGCCGCTTACGGTCAACGACGGAGAGATCCGGCAGGCGCTGAGCCTGCTCGGGGCTTCGCTGCCCGCCGGGGGGCGGAAGTGAAAAAGGACTTTCTCAGGATCCTCGATCTTACGCGCCGTGAGCTCCTTTCCCTTCTTGCGGATGGGGTGAAGTGGAAGCGAAGGGGAGGCCGCCGTTCGGCTCCGCGCCCGCTTCAAGGAAAAACCCTGGCCATGATCTTCCAGAAGGCTTCCACGCGGACGAGGGTTTCCTTCGAGGTCGGAATGACACGGCTGGGGGGGCACGCGCTGTTCCTCTCCCCGGACGACACGCAAATAGGGCGGGGAGAGCCGGTCCGGGACACCGCAAGGGTCCTTTCGCGGTATGCGGATGCCGTCATGATCCGCACGTTCAGGCAGGAGACGCTGGAGGAACTGGCTTCCCATGCATCCGTGCCCGTGATAAACGGGCTGACCGATCTCCATCACCCGTGCCAGGTCCTCGCGGACCTGATGACTGCACGGGAGCGCGGCTTCGATCTGCGAAGGCTGAAAGTCGCATTCATCGGCGACGGCAACAACGTGGCGAATTCGTGGGTGGAGGCCGCATTCCTGCTCGGCTTCTCCCTGCGCCTGGCCTGTCCGAAGGGGTTCGAGCCCGACGCGCGGGTCCTGCGGGAAGCCTCGGGCGCCGGGAGCGGAGACGTTCGCATCGTCCGCGATCCGGTGGAGGCGGCGAAAGGCGCCGACGTCCTGTACACTGACGTGTGGACAAGCATGGGGCAGGAAAAGGAGCGCAAGCGCCGCCTCGCCGCTTTCCGCGGATACCGGATCGACGAAGGGCTACTGAGCGTCGCCGGAAAAGGGGCGATCGTGATGCATTGCCTTCCGGCCCACCGCGGCGAGGAAATCACGGACGGAGCCATGGAAGGGCCGCAATCGGCGGTGTTCGACGAGGCGGAGAACCGTATGCACATCCAGATGGCCCTCCTCGAGAGGCTCATCCCACATTAAGCGACGGAGGAAGCGACATTGGGAAACGTGAAGAAGGTGGTGCTCGCATATTCCGGGGGGTTGGACACCTCGGTCATCCTGCGGTGGCTCATCGAGAAGTATGATTGCGAAGTGATCGCATTCGTGGCCGATCTCGGGCAGGGAGAGGAACTCGCCCCCGTTCGCGCGAAGGCGAAGAAGACGGGCGCGTCCAAGGTGTACGTCGAGGACGTAAAGGACGAGTTCGTACGCGATTTCATCTTCCCGGCTCTCATGGCGAACGCCGTTTACGAGGGGTCGTACCTGCTGGGGACTTCCATCGCCCGGCCGCTGATCGCCAAGAAGCAGATAGAGGTGGTCCGGAAGGAGAAGGCGGAGGCCGTCTCCCACGGAGCAACCGGCAAGGGGAACGACCAGGTCCGGTTCGAGCTTACCTATTATGCGCTGATGCCCGGCATCCGGGTGATCGTGCCGTGGCGGGAATGGGACCTTTCCTCCCGCACCGACCTTGTGAATTACGCGAAGAAGCACGGCATCCCGACGCCGGTCACGGCGAAGAAGCCGTACTCCAGCGACAGGAACCTCATGCACATAAGTTTCGAGGGAGGGATCCTCGAGGACCCGTGGGCCGAGCCCCCCGCGGACATGTTCGTGCTAACGAAGTCTCCGGAGAAGGCCCCCAACCGGCCCATGTATGTGGAGGTGGATTTCGAGGAAGGCGTCCCGGTCGCCGTAGACGGGAAGCGCATGGGCCCGGCGAAGCTTCTTGCGCACCTGAACAGGCTGGGAGGCATCAACGGAATAGGGCGGGTGGACCTGGTGGAGAACCGGTACGTCGGAATGAAATCGCACGGCGTGTACGAAACGCCCGGCGGCACGATCCTGCACGTCGCCCATCGCGCGGTCGAGTCGGTCACGCTGGACCGGGAAGTGATGCACCTTCGGGATTCGCTCATCCCGAAGTTCGCCGAGCTGATCTATTACGGCTACTGGTACTCGCCCGAGATGGACCTGCTGAAGGCCACCGTCGAGAAGTCCCAGGAGAACGTCACCGGCACCGCGCGCCTGAAGCTGTACAAGGGGAACTGCATGGTAGTGGGGCGGAAGAGCCCGGTCTCCCTCTATCGGACCGATTTCGCCACGTTCGAGAAGGAGACGGTATTCAACCAGGCGGACGCCACCGGGTTCATCAAGATCAACGCGCTGCGGCTCAAGATCCGGTCCATGCTCAAGAGCCGGAAAGGCTGAAACGAGTGCACCGTCTCGCAAATATATTGGCATTCGAGCGCCGCTGCATCCGCTTCAGCTTCGTTGCGCTCGTTCGCCGTACTCTCACAGTACGTCTCCACTCGCGCGCCTTGCCGGCGCGGCGCATCGACGCTCTCGGTGCGCAATCCATTTACGAGGCGGTACACTAGTATGGCGAAGAAGAAAGCCTGGGGAGGACGGTTCGAGGGCGGCACCGACAGGTTCGTCGAGGAGTTCACGGCCTCGATCCCGTACGACATACTGCTTTACCGGCAGGACATCGCGGGGAGCATCGCCCATGCGCGCATGCTGGGAAGGCAGAAAATCATTTCCAGGGCGGATGCGAACCGGATCGTTTCGGCGCTGGAGTCGATCCGCGGCGAGATAGAAGCCGGGAAACTGTCTTTCGACCTCTCCCAGGAGGATATACACATGGCGGTGGAAAGCCGCCTGCTCCGGAAGGCGGGAAAGGCGGGAGGGAAGCTCCATACGGGGAGAAGCCGGAACGACCAGGTCGCGCTCGACCTGCGTCTTTACCTGCGGGAGGAAATCGACGGCATACTTGCGCTTTTCGCCAGGGTCAAGGAGCGGATCCTTGGGAAGGCCGAGGAGTGCTTCGGCGTCGTCATGCCGGGATACACGCACGTCCAGCGGGCGCAGCCTGTCCTGTTTTCACATCACCTGCTTGCTTATTACGAGATGTTCACGCGCGACGAGGATCGGTTCCGGGACGCGCGGCGGCGCATGAACGTGTCCCCACTCGGAGCGGGCGCCCTGGCGGGGACGACTTTCCCGCTGGACCGGGAATCGGTCGCGCGCGAACTGGGCATGGACGGCGTTTGCGAGAACAGCATCGACGCGGTTTCCGACCGCGATTTCGTCGCCGACTTCCTCTTCGCGGGTGCGGTGGCGATGATGCACCTTTCCCGGTTTTCCGAGGAGATGGTCTACTGGTCCTCCGCCGAATTCGGCTTTCTGTCCCTCCCCGACAAGCTCTGTACCGGCAGCAGCATCATGCCTCAGAAGAAGAATCCCGACGTGGCGGAGCTGATCCGGGGCAAGACCGGCCGTGTCTACGGCAATCTGTTCAACCTGCTGACGCTGATGAA
This genomic window from Deltaproteobacteria bacterium contains:
- the hslV gene encoding ATP-dependent protease subunit HslV, with protein sequence MSGMRSTTIVAVSRDGKVAMAGDGQVTLGSTVLKHTARKIRRLHEDRVLAGFAGATADAITLFEKFEGKLSEFRGNLRRAAVELAKEWRTDRVLRRLDAIMVVTDGKELMLLSGSGDVVEPDDGVIGVGSGGPFALAAARAMLRHTGLTAMEIAREALRIASEICVYTNDNVTAEEISAP
- the hslU gene encoding ATP-dependent protease ATPase subunit HslU; the encoded protein is MTPGAKEPWGGRPLIPKEIVAELSRHIIGQEKAKRAVAIALRNRWRRMQVSEELREEIAPKNIIMVGPTGVGKTEIARRLARLAQAPFLKVEASKFTEVGYVGRDVESIIRDLVEIAVHLVRIEEMGRVAEKARASAEERLLDILLPQRPAARAPGSQAPEAEPRPDESRERLRAMLKDGRLSEKTVEVDVRESAFPAIDLIGISGGGGMEGVEGNLQEMLGNLFPKKVRRKKMRVPEALSFLENEEAARMVDMDRVKQMAVERTEQAGIVFLDEIDKIAGRDSTAGPDVSRQGVQRDLLPIVEGSNVNTKHGMVRTDHILFIAAGAFHTAKPSDLIPELQGRFPIRVELETLTKEDFVRILTEPHGALTRQYSELLRTEGVRLSFAPDAVERIAEMACEVNERTENIGARRLYTIMEKLLEDLLFSAPEIGEREIVVRRKYVDEKLSGIVKDVDLSRYIL
- the argB gene encoding acetylglutamate kinase, with amino-acid sequence MKGYIQKAETLIEALPYIREFSGKTVVVKYGGAAMAGDDRMASFAEDVVLLQYVGIRPVVVHGGGPQIDRMLAMLSIPSERREGLRVTSPEAMEIVEMVLGGTVNKKIVALINRFGGKAVGLTGKDGGLIRARKHAAPGRDGNPLDLGMVGEVAGVNPDVLKGLERDGFVPVIAPIGVGEQGEAYNINGDTAAAEVAAAVRAEKFILLTDVPGVLDRKGERISTMTAEEATSSIRDGLITGGMIPKVECGLTALRKGVNKVHILDGRVPHSVLLEIFTDAGIGTEIVRAPG
- a CDS encoding aspartate aminotransferase family protein; its protein translation is MANYARFPVAFVRGEGARLFDADGREYLDFLGGIAVVLLGHAHPEVTRAVTDQARNLLHVSNLFHVPVQSEAAKLLSTAVRGGKVFFCNSGTEANEAAIKMARKWSADRGREGVHEFVVLEGSFHGRTYGGLSATGQPRFHKGFEPMLPGFVTVPFGDLGALEAALTDRTCAFMFEPIQGESGVRMHPPEYLQEAERICRERGVLLVADEIQTGLGRTGAMLACERFGVDPDIVTLAKGLANGLPLGAVVAREEVAAAFGPGAHGSTFGGNPVCCAAAKVVLEALKSPGFFEDVSRKGELFRKGLCELAARRTDIRAVRGMGLMLAIEMECETREIAQKCLENGLIVNATSGNVLRFLPPLTVNDGEIRQALSLLGASLPAGGRK
- the argF gene encoding ornithine carbamoyltransferase — encoded protein: MKKDFLRILDLTRRELLSLLADGVKWKRRGGRRSAPRPLQGKTLAMIFQKASTRTRVSFEVGMTRLGGHALFLSPDDTQIGRGEPVRDTARVLSRYADAVMIRTFRQETLEELASHASVPVINGLTDLHHPCQVLADLMTARERGFDLRRLKVAFIGDGNNVANSWVEAAFLLGFSLRLACPKGFEPDARVLREASGAGSGDVRIVRDPVEAAKGADVLYTDVWTSMGQEKERKRRLAAFRGYRIDEGLLSVAGKGAIVMHCLPAHRGEEITDGAMEGPQSAVFDEAENRMHIQMALLERLIPH
- a CDS encoding argininosuccinate synthase — its product is MGNVKKVVLAYSGGLDTSVILRWLIEKYDCEVIAFVADLGQGEELAPVRAKAKKTGASKVYVEDVKDEFVRDFIFPALMANAVYEGSYLLGTSIARPLIAKKQIEVVRKEKAEAVSHGATGKGNDQVRFELTYYALMPGIRVIVPWREWDLSSRTDLVNYAKKHGIPTPVTAKKPYSSDRNLMHISFEGGILEDPWAEPPADMFVLTKSPEKAPNRPMYVEVDFEEGVPVAVDGKRMGPAKLLAHLNRLGGINGIGRVDLVENRYVGMKSHGVYETPGGTILHVAHRAVESVTLDREVMHLRDSLIPKFAELIYYGYWYSPEMDLLKATVEKSQENVTGTARLKLYKGNCMVVGRKSPVSLYRTDFATFEKETVFNQADATGFIKINALRLKIRSMLKSRKG